One window of Paenibacillus sp. FSL K6-3182 genomic DNA carries:
- the radA gene encoding DNA repair protein RadA, which produces MAKIKSKFVCTECGTESPKWLGKCPGCHAWNSMVEEKETVVKTKGVGLSSFHAKEKPQSIIHIESGQEPRIETRMLELNRVLGGGVVPGSLILVGGDPGIGKSTLLLQTSHALAVKGLKVLYISGEESVRQTRLRADRLGALTESLYVLCETNMEQINDAIESVQPDFLVIDSIQTVYDPNVQSAPGSVSQVRECTAHFMRVAKIKGIATVLVGHVTKEGAIAGPRLLEHMVDCVLYFEGERHHTYRILRAVKNRFGSTNEIGIFEMGEDGLREVSNPSELFLSERPLGVSGSTVVASMEGTRPVLVELQALVATTNFPSPRRMSTGIDHNRMALIIAVLEKRNGMFLQTQDAYLNVAGGVKLDEPAVDLAAAVSIASSFRDAPTKPYDVIFGEVGLTGEVRAVSRAEQRVKEAEKLGFKRVIMPEKSLKGWKPPAGIEIIGVSTVSEALKAALG; this is translated from the coding sequence ATGGCCAAAATTAAATCAAAATTTGTTTGTACGGAATGTGGAACAGAATCGCCAAAATGGCTGGGGAAATGTCCCGGTTGCCACGCTTGGAATTCGATGGTGGAAGAGAAAGAAACCGTTGTGAAAACGAAGGGCGTCGGATTGTCGTCGTTTCATGCGAAAGAAAAGCCGCAGTCCATCATACATATAGAAAGTGGGCAAGAGCCTCGTATAGAAACAAGAATGCTTGAGCTTAATCGAGTGCTCGGCGGAGGTGTTGTTCCAGGCTCGCTAATTCTTGTCGGCGGAGATCCCGGAATCGGAAAATCAACGCTGTTGCTGCAAACGTCTCATGCGCTCGCGGTGAAAGGATTGAAAGTGCTCTATATTTCTGGGGAGGAGTCCGTGCGGCAAACAAGGCTAAGGGCAGATCGACTTGGTGCGCTGACGGAATCGCTTTATGTACTATGCGAAACCAATATGGAGCAAATTAACGATGCCATAGAATCAGTCCAGCCGGATTTTCTCGTTATTGACTCCATTCAAACCGTCTACGATCCAAATGTTCAATCGGCTCCCGGAAGTGTATCGCAGGTACGAGAATGCACGGCACACTTTATGCGAGTGGCCAAAATTAAAGGAATTGCGACGGTGCTCGTCGGCCATGTTACGAAGGAAGGCGCGATTGCGGGGCCAAGGCTTCTAGAGCATATGGTGGATTGTGTTCTTTATTTTGAAGGGGAGCGCCATCATACGTACAGAATTTTAAGGGCAGTCAAAAACCGCTTTGGCTCGACGAACGAGATTGGCATTTTCGAGATGGGCGAAGATGGACTGCGAGAGGTTTCGAATCCTTCTGAGCTGTTTTTATCTGAGCGTCCGCTTGGTGTATCAGGGTCAACCGTAGTTGCAAGCATGGAAGGCACAAGGCCAGTGCTTGTTGAGCTTCAGGCGCTTGTGGCCACAACTAATTTTCCATCTCCGCGCAGAATGTCAACGGGTATCGACCATAACCGAATGGCGCTCATTATCGCAGTGTTGGAGAAGCGGAACGGCATGTTTCTACAAACACAGGATGCTTACTTGAACGTAGCTGGCGGAGTTAAGCTTGATGAGCCGGCAGTCGATCTAGCAGCGGCGGTCAGCATAGCCTCCAGTTTTCGCGATGCGCCAACGAAGCCGTATGACGTTATATTTGGTGAGGTAGGATTGACGGGAGAAGTGCGTGCGGTATCGCGTGCTGAGCAAAGGGTGAAGGAAGCAGAGAAACTAGGTTTTAAACGTGTCATAATGCCAGAAAAAAGTTTAAAAGGGTGGAAACCACCCGCAGGCATAGAAATTATTGGCGTATCTACAGTGTCGGAAGCACTTAAGGCAGCGCTTGGATAG
- the pssA gene encoding CDP-diacylglycerol--serine O-phosphatidyltransferase, whose amino-acid sequence MITKSIPSLLTVGNLFLGVIAIILVFNEKPDTAAMMVLIAMLLDGVDGRVARALNVQSEFGKELDSLSDVISFGVAPAFIMYVVAFQDLNPALAWIVTALFPICGALRLARFNVISSAPGYFIGLPIPAAGGVLATLALFQNDIYVSVLLASTVVLSILMVSTIKYPNFKKVGIPKSAVWVVPIVIVVSVVLGLLFKNDLSKILFVPLLLYALYGLKKNVDRRLPKRNRKRKKRDENAEDPVQTEKPA is encoded by the coding sequence ATGATCACAAAATCGATACCGAGCCTTCTCACGGTGGGGAACTTATTCCTAGGAGTAATCGCCATCATTCTTGTATTCAATGAAAAACCAGATACTGCGGCTATGATGGTGTTAATCGCCATGCTGCTTGATGGTGTTGACGGACGCGTTGCTCGGGCGCTGAACGTTCAAAGTGAATTCGGTAAGGAGCTGGACTCATTATCCGATGTGATTTCGTTTGGCGTAGCTCCAGCATTTATTATGTATGTAGTTGCTTTTCAAGATCTTAATCCAGCCTTGGCTTGGATTGTAACGGCATTGTTCCCAATTTGCGGGGCACTGCGGCTTGCTCGTTTCAATGTAATATCAAGTGCGCCAGGTTATTTTATCGGTCTTCCGATACCGGCGGCTGGTGGAGTGTTAGCGACATTAGCTTTATTTCAAAATGACATTTATGTATCCGTGTTGCTTGCAAGCACAGTAGTGCTTTCCATTCTTATGGTTAGTACGATTAAATATCCGAATTTCAAAAAGGTCGGTATTCCTAAGAGCGCAGTATGGGTTGTCCCTATTGTTATTGTTGTATCTGTCGTATTAGGTCTATTGTTCAAAAATGACTTATCCAAAATTTTGTTTGTACCGCTGCTTCTATATGCGCTGTACGGCCTAAAAAAAAACGTTGATCGCCGTTTGCCCAAGCGAAACCGCAAGCGGAAGAAACGTGATGAAAACGCAGAAGACCCTGTTCAAACGGAAAAGCCGGCTTGA
- a CDS encoding antibiotic biosynthesis monooxygenase: MIVVTNTIKVKKGHGETVASRFQNSKGIDLSPGFVRMEVLLTEGLEEYDELKVSTTWETKASFEGWVYSDSFRQAHAHRGGGQQGEAGQQTESVMLGSQLTTHRVLVARQAGIELKQH; this comes from the coding sequence ATGATTGTTGTCACCAATACGATAAAAGTAAAAAAAGGCCACGGGGAGACGGTGGCGAGTAGATTTCAAAACTCCAAAGGCATAGATTTATCTCCTGGTTTTGTGCGCATGGAAGTGTTGTTAACGGAAGGCTTAGAAGAATATGATGAGCTTAAAGTAAGCACGACTTGGGAAACCAAAGCTTCCTTTGAGGGCTGGGTGTACAGTGATTCTTTTCGGCAAGCACATGCTCATAGAGGCGGGGGACAACAGGGTGAGGCAGGCCAGCAAACGGAAAGCGTGATGCTCGGCTCACAATTGACAACGCATCGCGTGTTAGTTGCTCGGCAAGCTGGAATTGAGCTTAAGCAGCATTAA
- the clpC gene encoding ATP-dependent protease ATP-binding subunit ClpC — protein sequence MMFGRFTERAQKVLALAQEEAVRLGHNNIGTEHILLGLIREGEGIAAKALIGLGLGLEKIQDEVEALIGRGQEQPNNIAYTPRAKKVIELSMDEARKLGHTYVGTEHILLGLIREGEGVAARVLNNLGISLNKARQQVLQLLGSSEAVSSNHGSPANVSTPTLDGLARDLTAYAKEGNLDPVIGRSKEIERVIQVLSRRTKNNPVLIGEPGVGKTAIAEGLAQKIIENEIPETLRDKRVMTLDMGSVVAGTKYRGEFEDRLKKIMDEIRQAGNIILFIDELHTLIGAGGAEGAIDASNILKPALARGELQCIGATTLDEYRKYIEKDAALERRFQPITVDQPSPEEAIQILYGLRDRYEAHHRVKITDEAIVQAVKLSDRYIPDRFLPDKAIDLIDEAGSKVRLHSYTVPPNLKQLENRLEDIRKEKDAAVQSQEFEKAAALRDTEQKIREELDITKNQWKEKQGRTDSEVTPEDIAQVVASWTGIPVSKLAEEETERLLKMEDILHDRIIGQDDAVKSVSRAIRRARAGLKDPKRPIGSFIFLGPTGVGKTELARALAEAMFGDENAVIRIDMSEYMEKHSTSRLVGAPPGYVGYEEGGQLTEKVRRKPYSVVLLDEIEKAHPEVFNILLQVLEDGRLTDSKGRVVDFRNTLIIMTSNVGADQIKRNSSLGFTAVQDAGRDFQQMKDKVLGELKKSFRPEFLNRIDESIVFHSLGEEHIAQIVTLMSDELRKRLREQEVDFILTDAAKSFLAKEGYDPQYGARPLRRAIQKHIEDRLSEDLLMGKIQKGDTFTIDEKDGGLTVTKSISEQEPEESTTK from the coding sequence ATGATGTTTGGAAGATTCACGGAGCGAGCACAGAAGGTGCTTGCATTGGCGCAAGAAGAAGCGGTTCGTCTCGGACATAACAATATTGGTACGGAGCATATTTTGCTAGGCCTTATTCGCGAAGGGGAAGGAATAGCTGCTAAAGCATTGATTGGACTAGGACTTGGGCTTGAGAAGATTCAAGATGAAGTTGAGGCGTTGATCGGTCGCGGTCAAGAGCAGCCTAACAACATTGCCTATACGCCACGCGCGAAAAAAGTAATTGAGCTTTCGATGGATGAAGCAAGAAAGCTTGGACATACGTACGTTGGCACAGAGCATATTTTGCTTGGTCTCATCCGTGAAGGAGAAGGCGTTGCGGCACGTGTGCTCAACAATCTTGGCATTAGCCTAAATAAGGCTCGTCAACAAGTCCTTCAGCTTCTTGGCAGCAGTGAAGCAGTCTCAAGCAATCACGGTTCGCCAGCGAATGTTAGCACGCCTACGCTCGATGGACTTGCAAGAGATTTAACTGCTTATGCGAAGGAAGGAAATCTGGATCCTGTGATCGGCCGGAGCAAAGAAATTGAGCGTGTAATTCAAGTGCTTAGCCGCCGTACGAAGAACAATCCAGTACTAATCGGGGAACCGGGCGTTGGTAAAACAGCGATTGCAGAAGGTCTCGCGCAGAAGATTATCGAGAATGAAATTCCCGAAACTTTGCGTGATAAGCGTGTCATGACGCTGGATATGGGCTCCGTAGTTGCAGGTACAAAGTACCGTGGTGAGTTTGAAGATCGACTGAAGAAAATTATGGATGAGATCCGCCAAGCGGGCAATATTATTCTATTCATCGATGAGCTTCATACGTTGATTGGTGCAGGCGGAGCAGAGGGAGCAATCGATGCTTCTAATATTTTGAAACCTGCGCTAGCACGCGGTGAACTGCAATGTATCGGTGCAACTACCCTTGATGAATACCGTAAATATATTGAAAAAGATGCAGCGCTTGAGCGTCGTTTCCAACCTATAACGGTAGATCAGCCATCTCCAGAAGAAGCGATTCAAATTTTGTACGGCTTACGCGATCGTTATGAAGCTCATCACCGTGTGAAAATTACGGATGAAGCTATCGTGCAAGCAGTTAAATTATCGGATCGTTACATTCCGGATCGGTTCTTGCCAGATAAAGCGATTGACCTTATCGATGAAGCCGGTTCAAAGGTACGCTTGCATTCTTACACTGTACCGCCAAACTTGAAGCAGCTTGAAAACCGTTTGGAAGATATCCGCAAGGAGAAGGATGCAGCGGTTCAAAGCCAAGAATTCGAGAAAGCGGCAGCACTTCGCGATACGGAGCAAAAAATTCGCGAAGAGCTTGATATTACCAAAAACCAGTGGAAAGAAAAACAAGGCCGTACTGATTCTGAAGTGACACCAGAGGATATTGCTCAGGTTGTAGCTAGCTGGACGGGTATTCCTGTTAGCAAGCTGGCTGAAGAAGAGACGGAACGACTTCTGAAAATGGAAGATATTCTTCATGATCGTATCATTGGTCAAGATGATGCCGTGAAGTCAGTATCCAGAGCGATTCGTCGTGCGCGTGCCGGCTTGAAAGATCCGAAGCGTCCAATCGGCTCATTCATTTTCTTAGGTCCAACGGGTGTAGGTAAAACGGAGCTCGCCAGAGCACTTGCAGAAGCGATGTTCGGAGATGAAAATGCGGTTATCCGTATCGACATGTCGGAATATATGGAGAAACATTCGACATCCCGTCTAGTCGGAGCGCCTCCTGGTTATGTAGGTTATGAAGAAGGCGGACAGCTAACCGAGAAAGTTCGCCGCAAGCCATATTCCGTTGTTTTGTTAGATGAAATTGAGAAAGCTCACCCTGAAGTATTTAACATATTGCTTCAGGTGCTGGAGGATGGTCGCTTGACTGATTCCAAAGGCCGCGTTGTCGATTTCCGCAACACACTGATTATTATGACTTCTAACGTTGGAGCGGATCAAATCAAGCGTAATTCCTCGCTCGGTTTCACAGCCGTACAGGATGCAGGACGCGACTTCCAGCAAATGAAGGATAAAGTGCTTGGCGAGCTTAAGAAAAGCTTCCGTCCGGAGTTCTTGAACCGTATCGATGAAAGCATCGTGTTCCATTCGCTTGGCGAGGAGCATATTGCTCAAATCGTTACACTCATGTCGGATGAGCTACGCAAGCGTCTGCGTGAGCAGGAAGTTGACTTCATCTTGACGGATGCAGCAAAAAGCTTCCTTGCGAAGGAAGGCTACGATCCACAATATGGAGCTCGTCCGCTTCGCCGGGCAATCCAAAAACATATCGAAGACCGTTTGTCCGAAGATTTGTTGATGGGTAAAATCCAAAAAGGCGATACGTTCACAATCGATGAGAAGGATGGCGGTCTAACCGTTACCAAATCGATTTCCGAACAAGAGCCAGAAGAATCCACGACAAAATAA
- a CDS encoding UvrB/UvrC motif-containing protein, with amino-acid sequence MFCQDCGKKPATLHFTKIINGEKTEFHICESCAREKGEGIPGAPNSFSIHSLLSGLLDFEQLGGSTITGIKQPALRCEECGLTYTQFSKIGRFGCSSCYQSFEGKLDPLLKRIHSSTVHSGKIPKRSGGQIQCKREIEQLRRDLQEKIDQEEFESAAELRDRIRELERKMADL; translated from the coding sequence TTGTTTTGCCAAGATTGCGGTAAAAAACCGGCTACGCTTCATTTCACAAAAATCATTAATGGCGAGAAGACCGAATTTCATATTTGTGAAAGCTGTGCTCGTGAGAAAGGCGAAGGCATTCCAGGCGCGCCAAATAGCTTTTCTATTCATAGCTTACTATCGGGGCTTCTTGATTTCGAACAGCTTGGCGGGTCGACGATTACCGGCATTAAGCAGCCAGCGCTGCGCTGCGAGGAATGTGGACTGACCTATACACAGTTTAGCAAAATCGGTCGATTCGGCTGCAGCTCTTGTTATCAGTCGTTCGAAGGTAAGCTTGATCCACTTCTCAAACGTATTCACAGCAGCACCGTACACAGCGGTAAAATCCCTAAGCGCTCAGGCGGGCAAATCCAGTGCAAGCGCGAGATTGAACAGCTGAGGCGGGATCTGCAGGAGAAGATTGATCAAGAGGAATTTGAAAGCGCGGCTGAGCTGCGTGATCGAATACGTGAATTAGAGCGCAAAATGGCAGACCTGTAG
- a CDS encoding CtsR family transcriptional regulator — MRNISDLIEQYLKLMLQESPEGAVEIQRNDLADKFSCVPSQINYVISTRFTMEKGYMVESKRGGGGYIRIQRIELPALKAIQFHIEETVGECVDQGAAEGLIYQLEEARLITKREGNLLRAAVHRDTIALKLPLRDEIRARLLRSMLISLLVK, encoded by the coding sequence TTGCGTAACATTTCCGATCTCATCGAACAGTACTTGAAGCTTATGCTTCAAGAAAGTCCAGAGGGCGCAGTAGAAATTCAACGCAATGACCTGGCTGACAAATTTTCTTGTGTACCGTCGCAAATCAACTATGTAATTAGTACTCGATTTACCATGGAGAAAGGATACATGGTTGAAAGTAAGCGCGGCGGCGGAGGCTATATCCGAATACAACGGATTGAGCTTCCTGCATTAAAGGCGATTCAATTCCATATCGAAGAAACGGTTGGAGAATGTGTCGATCAAGGTGCAGCGGAAGGGCTTATTTATCAGCTTGAGGAAGCAAGACTTATCACTAAGCGCGAGGGAAATCTGCTCCGTGCGGCTGTGCATCGCGATACCATTGCACTGAAGCTGCCGCTAAGGGATGAAATTCGGGCAAGGTTGTTAAGGTCCATGCTTATCTCGTTGCTGGTTAAGTAA
- a CDS encoding protein arginine kinase, translating to MTKHRFSQHALSEWMKDAGPESEIVISSRVRVARNLRHQPFPLLATNQQSKDVMDQLTEVSQSGKLQSIGSFETIVLSDLSELDKRVLVEKHLISPNLANESRCGAVILSDNESVSIMINEEDHLRIQCLYPGFQIQEAWALASGIDDIFEESADYAFDEKRGYLTTCPTNVGTGIRASVMMHLPALVLTSQINRILSAVTQVGLAVRGLYGEGSEALGNLFQVSNQITLGQSENEIIENLYGVARQIIEHEKAARKRLMHESRLRTEDRVKRSYGILAYASIMDSKEAAQRLSDVRLGADLGILSDVTPQVLNELLVMTQPGFLQQTFDEKMSPEQRDFRRAELIRKQLRGEKGHGGA from the coding sequence TTGACTAAGCATCGATTCTCACAGCATGCGCTCAGCGAATGGATGAAGGACGCAGGTCCTGAATCTGAAATTGTCATTAGCAGCAGAGTGCGAGTAGCCCGAAATTTACGTCATCAGCCTTTTCCATTACTTGCAACAAATCAGCAATCTAAGGATGTCATGGATCAGCTGACTGAAGTTAGCCAGAGCGGCAAGCTGCAGTCAATTGGATCATTTGAGACCATTGTTTTGTCAGATTTAAGCGAGCTTGATAAAAGGGTGCTTGTTGAAAAGCATTTAATCAGTCCCAATTTAGCGAACGAATCGCGATGCGGGGCCGTTATTTTAAGCGATAATGAATCTGTTAGCATAATGATTAACGAAGAAGATCATTTGCGCATTCAATGTCTGTATCCAGGTTTCCAAATCCAGGAGGCATGGGCATTGGCCAGCGGAATTGACGATATTTTTGAAGAGTCGGCTGATTATGCATTTGATGAGAAACGCGGTTATTTGACGACATGTCCAACGAATGTGGGCACAGGCATAAGGGCATCCGTCATGATGCATTTGCCAGCACTCGTTTTAACATCTCAAATCAATCGGATATTGTCAGCTGTTACACAGGTAGGCTTGGCGGTAAGAGGCTTGTACGGCGAAGGCAGTGAAGCGCTTGGGAATTTATTTCAGGTGTCTAACCAAATTACGCTGGGGCAATCCGAGAATGAAATTATTGAAAATCTTTACGGTGTTGCAAGACAAATCATCGAGCATGAGAAAGCGGCACGCAAACGTCTTATGCATGAGTCGCGGCTGAGGACAGAGGATCGCGTGAAGCGCTCATATGGTATTTTAGCATATGCTTCAATTATGGATTCCAAGGAAGCTGCGCAGCGGTTGTCAGATGTGCGGCTTGGTGCAGACCTAGGCATTTTATCAGATGTAACGCCACAAGTGTTGAATGAACTTTTGGTCATGACTCAGCCTGGATTTTTGCAACAAACCTTCGACGAGAAGATGAGTCCAGAGCAGAGAGATTTCAGGAGAGCAGAACTCATACGCAAGCAATTGCGTGGTGAAAAAGGCCATGGGGGTGCGTAA
- the disA gene encoding DNA integrity scanning diadenylate cyclase DisA gives MKEPTQLEIMNQLLQLVAPGTPFRDGLENVLRAKTGALLVVGYSPEVMEVVDGGFSINCDFSPNYLYELAKMDGAIILSEDMRRILYANTQLIPNSSIPSIETGIRHRTAERVAKQTGKLVVSISQRRNIITLYQGNLRYSLKDMGVILTKANQAIQTLEKYKAVLSQSFTNLSALEFEELVTLQEVAHVIQRVEMVLRIKMEIKRYVNELGTEGRLISMQMDELVGGVEEDAWYLLKDYAKENSDEKIREIRAGLKKLSSDELLDAPPIIRLIGYPHTSNMNDESVSPRGYRLLNKIPRLPLIIMNNLIENFGRLPHILMATIEELDEVEGIGEVRARAIKEGLKRIQEQMFIDRQI, from the coding sequence ATGAAGGAACCTACACAGCTTGAAATTATGAATCAATTATTGCAATTAGTCGCACCAGGCACCCCTTTTCGGGATGGGCTTGAAAATGTGCTTCGGGCGAAAACGGGGGCGTTGCTGGTTGTTGGCTACAGCCCGGAAGTAATGGAAGTCGTAGACGGAGGTTTCTCCATTAATTGCGATTTCTCGCCTAACTATTTGTATGAGCTTGCAAAAATGGACGGAGCTATTATTTTGAGCGAGGATATGCGCCGAATTTTGTATGCGAATACGCAGCTTATACCGAATAGCTCAATTCCGTCGATCGAAACGGGAATTCGGCACCGTACAGCTGAACGGGTTGCAAAGCAGACAGGCAAGCTTGTTGTATCCATTTCGCAGCGCCGTAATATTATTACTTTGTATCAAGGCAATCTGCGTTATTCGTTGAAGGACATGGGTGTTATTTTGACGAAGGCCAATCAAGCGATTCAAACGCTTGAGAAATATAAAGCGGTGCTTAGCCAATCCTTTACGAATCTCTCAGCGCTTGAATTCGAAGAGCTCGTTACTCTGCAGGAAGTAGCGCATGTCATTCAACGTGTTGAAATGGTGCTGCGCATCAAGATGGAGATCAAGCGTTATGTAAATGAGCTTGGAACGGAAGGACGGCTCATCAGCATGCAAATGGATGAGCTCGTTGGCGGAGTTGAAGAGGATGCTTGGTACTTACTTAAGGATTATGCCAAAGAAAATTCGGATGAGAAAATACGAGAAATTCGAGCAGGCCTGAAGAAGCTGAGCTCTGATGAGCTGCTGGATGCGCCGCCAATCATCCGTTTGATCGGTTATCCACATACGAGCAACATGAACGATGAATCCGTGTCACCACGTGGTTATCGACTGCTGAATAAAATTCCAAGATTGCCGCTCATTATTATGAACAATCTGATTGAAAACTTCGGTCGATTGCCTCATATTCTGATGGCGACAATTGAAGAATTGGATGAGGTTGAAGGTATTGGCGAGGTGCGGGCACGTGCGATTAAGGAAGGTCTAAAGCGGATACAAGAGCAGATGTTCATTGACAGGCAAATTTAA